The DNA sequence TAAATAATAAGATTATCACAGAACAAAAAGCCGCAGAGGTCGCAGAGTAAAGTAAAACATAGAGTATATCAGAGGATCAGAATATCAGTCCAGCTGGGCTGGATACGAATCCCTAATCACTATCGTTCAAGGGCTTCTTATAGGAAGGGTATCAGGTTATCAGAAAATCAGAGAACAGAAAACTTTGACAGGATTAACCCTCCTGCGGCGGGCAGGCAGGATTAATGCCTACCAAGAAAAAACGGTAGGCAGGTGCGATTTGCACAAGATTGAAAAATAACAGAAAGAAATTGACAAGGGAGTTGATTAAAAGTATTTTAGTATTAGAAATGTTAGAAGGGAATAGGGGTGTTTTTAATACAAAAAGAGGAGGGGAGATGAGGAAAATAATTAGTAGGAACATTATGGTTATTACTGTTTTGATTTGTAATTTTTTTATTAGTAGTTTAATTTTTGCGGGGATGAACTGGACACAGGCGACAAATTCGGCGGGATGGTCAGCAAGGGTAAGCCAAACATCAGTTGTATTTGATTATAAAATGTGGGCGTTTGGAGGAATGGGAGAGCTTGGTAATTATAACGATGTTTGGTATTCTACGGATGGAGCGAGCTGGACGCAGGCAACATCATTGGCAGGATGGTCAAAAAGAAATGGGCATACATCAGTTGTGTTTGATAATAAGATGTGGGTGATTGGAGGTGTCGATTATACATATAGAAATGATACATGGTATTCTATTGATGGGATAAGCTGGACACAAGCGACGGATTCAGCAGAATGGTCAGGAAGGTCATATCCCGCATTGGTTGTGTTTGATAATAAGATATGGGTGCTTGGAGGGATGAATGATAGTGGTAGTTATGATGATGTCTGGTATTCTACAGATGGGATAAGTTGGACGCAGGCAACAGATTCAGCAGGATGGTCAAAAAGATATCTTTATACATCAGTTGTGTTTGATAATAAGATGTGGGTGATTGGAGGAATGAATGATAGTGTTGTTTATAATGATGTTTGGTACTCCACAGATGGGATAAGTTGGACACAGGCTACGGCATTGGCGGGATGGGCAGCAAGAACTGCTCATACATCAGTTGTATTTGATAATAAGATGTGGGTGCTTGGAGGAAGGAATGGGATTGGTTTTTATAATGATGTCTGGTATTCCACGGATGGGGTGAACTGGACACAAGCAACAGATTCAGCAGGATGGGTAGGAAGAGGTCTTCATACATCAGTTATCTTTGATAATAAGATGTGGGTGATTGGAGGATTGTATCTTGATGCTTATAATGATGTGTGGTCTTCGACGGGGCTGGGGGTAGAGGAGAAATCAAATCCCGCCAAGGCGGGATCAAAAATAGACATATCACCTAATCCGTTTATTGAAAGAACTAGTATTTATTATAACATTCCGAGCAAAACACAGGTATTAATTACAATTCATGATATTACCGGAAGAGTTATTAAAACTTTGGTAAATGAGGAGGGGAAAGAAGCGGGAAGTTATAATGTAGAATTTTCTAAATCGGATGTGGGCAGAGGGAAACTATCATCCGGCGTGTATTTTGTGAGTTTAAAAGCCGGCAATCGTTTAGATAGCAAGAGATTGATATTGGTGAAATAATATTAAAAATATTTTGAAAGTGTTGCAAAGAGGGGTAAGAATATGAACTCTTATAGAAAGAATTTAACGACGGGGATAGTTGTGATTAGTATTATAGCATTAGGTGTGGGTTGTTTATTATATTTTTTCTGGAAGCCGTGGGGGAAAATAATTCCCTGGGGTGTAATGCTTTTCTGCGGGTTTATTTGCTTTAGAGTGGGGATACAATTTTGGCGTAAGGCAAAGCTATTTTATATTGGTCTGGGATATATATTTCTAGCAATAGGTGGCTCATTAAATGCTCTGTCGCATCTTGTATCTGAACAGAGTAGATTTTTATATAACGTTGGAACATTATTTTTTTTAATATCTTTTGTATTAATTCTTGGATTAGGAAATTTTTTAGACCGTAAAAAACAGCCGGAGAATGTAAAAAAGTGGGAAGATTGGGTATATGGAGGGGAATGGTACAAAGGCTCATTTAAGGAAAACCTGAGATTGAAATATCTGGATATTTTTGAATATCCGCGTGATAGTAAGAAATGTTTTTATTGTAGGTATACTCAGGTGGGGATGGGGAGAGTATGCGGGTTGGATGATAAGCCGAAAGAGTTGAGTGATGGGTGTGAGAGGTTTGCGAGGAAGTAGGTGAAAAAGTTTAGACAGTATAGATTGTGTAGACAGTAAAAACTGTCCAGCGGAGCTGGATATCAATACCTAAAGGCTATCGCCTAAGGGCTTGTTATAATTTATTGTAAAATATAACAAATAAAAAATTAGTATCCACGAATGCCTGCCTGCGGTAGGCAGGGGCGCGAATTAACACGAATAAAAATTTCACCGCAGAGTCGCAAAGCTCGCAGAGAAAAGAAAAATAGAGAGTTCTAACAGGGATTTGAAGCCCCGTTTTGCGGGATAGCAATCCCTAATCCAGTAAAACTGGAAAGGGCTTGCTAAGACTTTAAGAGATTAAAAAAAAGAATAGATTTGTTAGCCACCCCGCCACAGCGGGGTAAACTCCTTTTACACGGATTGCCACGGATAATAAATAATTAATAAAACTAAAAAATTGACAAAGTGATTGTTTTAGAGTATTTTAGTTTTATACCTAAAGATGCTATATATATGAGTTTATTGTATAATTCCAAGTAAGCTAACCCAAAAGATTGTTAGCAACTTGGTATTAGAAATGGTAGAGGGGATTGGGGGAGATGGGTGGTGGAGCTGATGTTAACTTAATTTTATAATTTATGAGGTTGATTATAATCGGGATATTGATATTGCAATGTTTGTTGTTTTCCTCTAGGGGATATTCATCTAGACTTGCAGGAATGGGAAGTCTTAGTCTTGCAGTAGAAGATGAATCTAATGAATTAAATCTGTACGATTTCGGGTTCAATGTAGCAGGACTTATAGAAGACGATTCAAATTACTCATTGATAGAGGGCGAAGGTTCATATTATCAAGAAAAAGAGGAAGGAGATGACCGGGTTCGTTTTTTCCCAAGTAAAGGGATAGGTAATGAAACTACTTACCGGACATCTAAAATGGCATTTAGTCTGGAGCCATATTATAGGGATTGGTCCTTACAGGAAGTTTACTCTACATCCAATAAATCTTATGAGAGGAATTTCAAGTTTCCAGAATTTTCTTTATCCGGTGCTTATAAGTTGCCATGGTTTACTATTGGCGAAGAGTTTGAAATGTCCTGGGATTATGAGAAAAAGAATGACTCTATCAACTATAAAAAAAATGATGATATCAAAAAAATCATCACAGGAATAAGCTCTAATCCAATTAAGAT is a window from the bacterium genome containing:
- a CDS encoding T9SS type A sorting domain-containing protein produces the protein MRKIISRNIMVITVLICNFFISSLIFAGMNWTQATNSAGWSARVSQTSVVFDYKMWAFGGMGELGNYNDVWYSTDGASWTQATSLAGWSKRNGHTSVVFDNKMWVIGGVDYTYRNDTWYSIDGISWTQATDSAEWSGRSYPALVVFDNKIWVLGGMNDSGSYDDVWYSTDGISWTQATDSAGWSKRYLYTSVVFDNKMWVIGGMNDSVVYNDVWYSTDGISWTQATALAGWAARTAHTSVVFDNKMWVLGGRNGIGFYNDVWYSTDGVNWTQATDSAGWVGRGLHTSVIFDNKMWVIGGLYLDAYNDVWSSTGLGVEEKSNPAKAGSKIDISPNPFIERTSIYYNIPSKTQVLITIHDITGRVIKTLVNEEGKEAGSYNVEFSKSDVGRGKLSSGVYFVSLKAGNRLDSKRLILVK